From the genome of Alosa alosa isolate M-15738 ecotype Scorff River chromosome 20, AALO_Geno_1.1, whole genome shotgun sequence, one region includes:
- the sdhaf3 gene encoding succinate dehydrogenase assembly factor 3, mitochondrial, with protein sequence MASVAHVSRVRSLYKRILVLHRFMPIDLRALGDQYVKDEFRRNKSASPEEVKAFMTEWEKYQATLQTQVLDAMSGKLEKLEFGVVLSEERLKHFQDEQVGQLYELMLEATKPNRQFDIQDDRS encoded by the exons ATGGCTAGTGTAGCCCACGTCTCCAGAGTTCGCTCTTTGTACAAAAGGATTCTGGTCTTGCACCGGTTCATGCCTATCGACCTGAGGGCGCTGGGCGACCAGTACGTGAAGGATGAGTTCAGACGAAACAAGTCCGCCTCTCCCGAAGAGGTCAAAGCCTTCATGACCGAATGGGAG AAGTACCAGGCCACGCTGCAGACGCAGGTTCTGGACGCCATGTCTGGGAAGCTGGAGAAGCTGGAGTTCGGGGTGGTTCTGTCCGAGGAGCGGCTCAAGCACTTCCAGGACGAGCAGGTGGGCCAGCTGTACGAGCTCATGCTGGAGGCCACCAAACCCAACCGCCAGTTCGACATCCAGGACGACCGGTCGTAG